The Selenomonadales bacterium genome includes the window GCGTTATGGTGCAGGCGGAGCTAGCATTGCTTTCGTTCATCCTAAATCTACTGGCGGCATTTTGTTGGAATTATCCGAACGTAAGTAAAATTTAGGTATAAAAGCAATCTGGCAGGAGGTAAAAAATGGCTACTGTTCTGGAAAAAATTGAAGATTTAAAAGCCAGACAAGAGAAAATCAAACTTGGCGGCGGTGAAAAACGCATTGCTAAACAGCATGAAAAAGGCAAATGCACTGCTCGCGAACGTATTGAAAAACTCTTCGACGAAGGCACATTTGTTGAACTTGACCAATTCGTTACGCATCGTTGCGTAAACTTTGGTATGGAAACGAAAGAACTTCCGGGTGAAGGCGTAGTAACGGGTTACGGTACTGTTGACGGCCGTCTCGTATATGCATTCGCACAGGACTTCACTGTTGAAGGTGGTTCTCTCGGTGAAATGCACGCTGCTAAAATCTGCAAAGTATTAGACCTTTCCTTGAAAATGGGTGCTCCGATCATCGGTATCAACGATTCGGGCGGCGCACGTATTCAGGAAGCAGTTGACGCTTTGGCTGGTTACGGCAAAATTTTCTACAAAAACACACTCGCTTCCGGTGTTGTTCCGCAGATCTCCGTTATCATGGGACCTTGCGCCGGCGGTGCAGTTTATTCCCCGGCTTTGACTGACTTTATCTATATGGTCAAAAACACGAGCCAGATGTTCATCACTGGTCCGGCTGTTATCAAATCCGTTACGGCAGAAGAAGTTACGGCAGAAGAATTGGGCGGCGCAATGACGCACAATGCTACTTCCGGTGTAGCTCACTTCGCAGCTGAAAACGAAGATGACTGTATCGAACAGATCCGTTATCTCCTCAGCTTCTTGCCGAGCAACAACCTCGAAGAAGTTCCGGTTGTTGAAACGGGCGATGACCCGAACCGTATGGAAGAAGCCCTGAATGAAATCATTCCGGACAACTCCAACATGCCGTATGACATGAAAGAAGTTATCGGTCTTACGGTCGACAACGGCGAATTCTATGAAGTTCAGCCGCACTATGCACGCAATATCATCACTTGCTTCGCACGTTTCGACGGCAAAGCAGTTGGTATCATTGCAAATCAGCCGAACGTTATGGCAGGTTGCCTTGACATCAATGCATCTGACAAATCGTCGCGCTTCATCCGTTTCTGTGACGCGTTCAATATTCCTATCGTAAACTTCGTAGACGTACCGGGCTTCTTGCCGGGTTGCGACCAAGAATACGGTGGTATCATCCGTCATGGTGCGAAAATGCTCTATGCATACTCGGAAGCAACTGTTCCGAAAATCACTGTCATTACGCGTAAAGCGTACGGCGGTTCTTACTTAGCAATGTGCTCGCAAGACCTTGGTGCAGATCAGGTTATGGCTTGGCCGACATCTGAAATCGCAGTTATGGGTCCTGCAGGTGCTGCAAACATTATTTTCCGTAAAGACCCGAATGTTGCGGAAAAAACGGCAAAATACATCGAAGAGTTTGCAACTCCGTACAAAGCTGCAGAACGCGGATTTGTTGACAGCGTAATCGAACCGAAAGAAACGAGACCGCGCATTATCACCGCCTTGAATATGCTGGCTAGCAAACGTGATGCTCGCCCGGCGAAAAAACACGGCAACATTCCGTTATAATTAAGGAAAGGTGAGATAATGATGAAAATTGATGCAAAGAACGTGAGTCCTGAAGTCGTTGCAGTTATCACGGCTGCTATTCAGTCGATGATGGGTTCCAACGTTGTTGCTCTCAAAATTAAACCGAGTACGGTTTGGGCACAGGTTGGTCGTCAGAGATTGATGAACTTCCACTAAGAAAAAGTTCGTGTTTGATCACAAAAATAAAGATAAATGTTTAAAAACATTTGCAAAGTTATGGAGGAATAATTAACATGAAAAAGTTCAACATTAAAGTAAACGGTACAGCTTTTGAAGTTGAAGTAGAAGAAGTAAAAGTAGCAGCTAAAGCAGCAGCTCCGGCAGCTCCGAAAGCAGCTCCGGCTCCGGCAGCAGCTCCGGCTCCGGCAGTAGTTGGCGCTGGCGAAACGGGCGTTAAAGCTCCGATGCCGGGCAAAATCGTTAAAGTTGTTGCAGCAGCAGGCGCAGCAGTTAAAAAAGGCGAAGTAGTTGTAATCCTCGAAGCTATGAAAATGCAGAACGAAATCGTTGCACCGGTTGACGGTACGGTTAAATCCATCAACGTTGCTGCTGGTCAGAGCGTTAAACCGGGCGAAGTTATGGCAGTTATCGGCTAATAATTTTGCACCGTATGGAAGTATTGCCTCGTAAGAGGTAATACCTTCTGCAACTATATACAAGGCACTTGGGAGGAGTCAGTCAAAACTGGCTCCTTCTTTTATTATTTTATGATACTA containing:
- a CDS encoding biotin/lipoyl-binding protein, translated to MKKFNIKVNGTAFEVEVEEVKVAAKAAAPAAPKAAPAPAAAPAPAVVGAGETGVKAPMPGKIVKVVAAAGAAVKKGEVVVILEAMKMQNEIVAPVDGTVKSINVAAGQSVKPGEVMAVIG
- a CDS encoding methylmalonyl-CoA carboxyltransferase — its product is MATVLEKIEDLKARQEKIKLGGGEKRIAKQHEKGKCTARERIEKLFDEGTFVELDQFVTHRCVNFGMETKELPGEGVVTGYGTVDGRLVYAFAQDFTVEGGSLGEMHAAKICKVLDLSLKMGAPIIGINDSGGARIQEAVDALAGYGKIFYKNTLASGVVPQISVIMGPCAGGAVYSPALTDFIYMVKNTSQMFITGPAVIKSVTAEEVTAEELGGAMTHNATSGVAHFAAENEDDCIEQIRYLLSFLPSNNLEEVPVVETGDDPNRMEEALNEIIPDNSNMPYDMKEVIGLTVDNGEFYEVQPHYARNIITCFARFDGKAVGIIANQPNVMAGCLDINASDKSSRFIRFCDAFNIPIVNFVDVPGFLPGCDQEYGGIIRHGAKMLYAYSEATVPKITVITRKAYGGSYLAMCSQDLGADQVMAWPTSEIAVMGPAGAANIIFRKDPNVAEKTAKYIEEFATPYKAAERGFVDSVIEPKETRPRIITALNMLASKRDARPAKKHGNIPL